In Caulobacter soli, the genomic stretch TCCGACCCTGAATCCTTCCGGGACAAAGGCGATTGGACGGTGTTGGGCAAGTCGTTGTTCCTGCCCAACCGCTGTCACTTCCCGATCTCGCGCGGCGACCTGAAGTCGGTGCTCGACGACATCAACCAGCACCCGAACGTCGCGCCGTGGCTGGGCGACCGTGCGGCTTGGGGAGATATCCTGGCCGGCCTGAAGGAAGACTCCGCTGGCGGCCAGAAGCGTCGGTTGGGGCGTTTCCTGTTCGCGCTGCGGGCCAAGGCCTTCGTCGCGGCCGTGCGCGCCGCGGTGGGGGACATGCAGACCCGCTCCAAGACGCCGGACATCACCTTTCACGTCTTCACCGGCTTCGCGGGCGGCACCGGGTCGGGCTCCGTGATCGACGTGGTGGCTCAACTGCGCAAGGAATATCCCGAGATCGGTCGCCACAAGATCATTCTCTACGGCTACATCCCCGATCTCAGCCCGCCGCAGAATTGGCTGGCGGGCGGCAACTATTTCGCGAACGGTTACGCGGCCATCCAGGAATTGAACGCCTTGCTGGCGGGCGCTTGGAAGCCCTTCGACGTGGTCACCGGTGAGCGCATGAACCTGCCCACCGAGGTCTGGACCGACTGCACCTATGTGTTCTCAGACGACAATGATCGCGGATATCGCGCCAGCATCCAGACCGAGTTGATGGATATCCTGGCCGATTTCGTCTACCACAAGATCGTTCTGGCCAGCCGGACCAACTGGGGCGCGCTGAAGCGCGCCGAAGCCTTCGAGAACGTCGCCGCGACGCCGGAAACCGACGGGGCCTCGCGCAAGGGCCAGCGGGCGGTGCAGTTCCTCAGCTTCGGAATGCGGCGTATCGCCTTCCCCGAGCAGCGCATTCGCGAATACCTGACCTTCGACTTCGCCACCCAGGCCTATCGCCAGCTGCAGTTCAACAACTGGCAGGCCGACAGCGGCTTTCTCGAACAGCCCAGACCCCGGGCCGACGCGGAATTCGCCGCGGACCGCAAGCAGATGGAGGACTGGCGCCTCACGGACGATCAGTTGCGCCTGAGCCGGCCGATCATCGAGACCGAGAACTCCAAGCGCTGGCTGCGGTTCGACGAGGAGTGGGCCGCCTGGGAGACCAACCTTGTCTCGCGGTCCCACACCGGAGACCGCACCTCGTGGCTGGGGGAGCTGCGCAAGCTGTACCAGACCGCCTGGGACCAGGGTTACCGCTCCTCGGGCGTTCAGCAGTTCTTCCAGGTCGCCGAACGCGACCAGAAGAACTACGCCGATGAAATCCGCAACCGCGTGCAGCGGACCCTGTTCGACCAGTGGCAGGGCGGGGAGCGATCGCTCAACGAGGTCGGCCGCGTGGTCACTGCGGTGATCCACCAGTTGGAGGCCCGTGCGCCGGTTCTGGAGAAAAGCGGCGTCGACCTCGATGCGTTGGATCAGGACCTGACCCGCCAGCTAAGCGAGCTACAGGTGCGCTGGTCGAAGATCGCCCTGGGCCTGCTGGGCGCCCACAAGCGCGAATTGCAGAACGCCGGGCTGTTGCTGCGTCAGCAGATGTCGGCGCGAACCAATCTGGCCGGAGCACGGTTCGCCCGCGCCCTGATCAACCAGGTGATCGCGCGCCTGCAGGAGCTGAAGGCCCAGATCGACAGCGCCGAGGCCCTGATCGACGCGGCCGGCCGGCGCGCCCTGGAGGTGGCCCAGGCGCGATCGGGCCAAGATCAGGACGGCACGACGACGGACGGGTACGTAACCACGGTCGAAGACGCCAAGGCCGTGGCCGCCACTCGGCGCCGCCTGGTGTTGGACGAGGGCGAGCAGCGCACTCACACGACGGCCGTGCGCCAGGCGGTGATCGCGGCCCTGGGCCAGGAGCCCGATTTCCGCGGCCTGAATCGCCGGCTGGGCGAGGTCGACGTCCGGGACGTCATCGTGGCGACCTGCGCGCGGAACGTGGCCTCCAGCCACGCCCGGCTGGTCCGCGAGGACAGCGACCGGGTGATCGGGGTCTCGATCATCGAGAAGCTGGTCCACCTGTGGGGAGACAATCCCGCCAAGCTGCGCCGCGAGGTCGAGGATATCGTTCGCAGCGCCGGCCGTTTCGTGGTGTTCGACGACACTGAAAAAAACAAGAAACAGACGGCCGCGGCGCGGGCCATCGAGGCCTACGCCATCATGATGCCCGAGCCCAAGGAGCACGGCGAGTTCGTCAAGGCCCTGAAGACGGCGTTCCGCGACGCCTGCAACGCCGCCAGCGTCGAGTTCGTGCCGGTGGAGGGCGATCGCCAGAACGAGATCAGCCTGATCGGCATCGTCTACCTGTTCCCGCTGCGCTACATGCGCCTGCTCAAGCAGTTGAAGGGCAAATACGAGGAACGAGTGGCCCAAAGCCCGCCGGGCCGCGCCGCCCTGGAGATCCACATCGAGGACGGCGGCAAGCTGCCTTCGCTGTTCCTCAAGGACTCCAAGAGCACGGCTGAGGAGGTGCGGCGCCGGCTATTGCTGGCCTATGGCGCGGGCCTGATCCTGGAGGTCGGCTCCGGCAAGGATCGGCGGCTGGTCATTCCGCGCAAGGACGATCTGGGCCTCGACCTGGAGCCGATCGAACTGGGTCGCAGCCTGCCCGACGCCGCCGACCAACTGACCGAGGAGCGCTCGGCGGCCCTGGCGGGTGAGCTTGAGCGCCGGCTGTCGGCCGCCGACACGAGCACCGCGCGCGAGGCCGTCCTCAAGGTCGTCGGCGTGATCCGCACCGACCGGAACGACGATCCCAGCGACAAGGTGGTCCTGGCCTGGAGTCAGGCGGCCCGCGAAGCCATCGCGATTCTCGAAGGAAAGGCTTCCCTGTGATTCAGCAAGGCCGTTGCACCAATCTTCCGCAGATGTGCAGCCTATCGGCGAGCGGCGAACTGATTGAGATGCCTTCGCCGGATACGCGTTGTCCCGGATGCGGCATGCCGCTGCAGGCCATGCGGCAGGCCGACAAGGCCGGCGGCCTGAAGGTGGGCGCCTGGGCGCGGCCCGCCGCGATCATCGGCGGCGCCGTCTTGGCCCTGGTGCTCGCCGGGTGGCTGCTGAGCCTGGTGGTGAAGCCGACCACGGGTCAGGTGGACTTGGTGCTGTCGGGGTCGAATTCGATCGGCGGCAAGCTGGGACCGGCCTTGGCCAAGGCCTGGCTTGAAAGCGAAGGCGGCCAAAAGGTGCGTGTCGAAGAGACCGGCGAGGAAGAAGCGCGGGTCAGCGGCCGGGTGAATGGCGAAGCTGTGACCATTGTGGTCAAGGCGCACGACACGGGAAGCGGCTTTAAGGACGCAGCGGCGGGCCGGGCGGACATCGTGATGGCGTCGCGATCGATGAAGGGCAAGGAAGGCGACGCCCTGGGGCCGGCCTGGACCAATCCGACCGCCGAGCACGTGATCGCCTATGACGGCATCGCCGTGATCGTATCGCCGCACAACACCGTCGAAACCCTCTCGATCCGCCAACTGCACGATATCTACACCGGTCAGATCACCGATTGGGGGCAGGTCGGCGGCTTGTCGGGCCGCCGTATCCGCGTCTTCGCGCGCGAACAGGGGTCGGGCACTCGCGACGGCTTCACGGCCAAGGCGCTGCAAGGCGACGACATCGTCGGCGCGACCGAGATCAAGGACAGCGCCAAGCTGGAGAGCATGGTGGCCGAGGATCGCGACGCCATCGGCTTCGTCGCCATGCCCTATGTGAAAACCGCCGTCGCCCTCTCGATTTCGGCGGGTCAGGTCGATGCCTTCGCGCCGACGATGTTCACCGTGCGCAGCGAACGCTATCCGCTGTTTCGTCGCCTTTACCTCTACACCACCGGCGACAACCCACGCGCCGACCCGTTCCTGGCCTTCGTCCGTTCCGACGCCGGTCAGAAGGTGGTCAAGGAGACCGGCTTCGTGGACCTGCGGGTCCAGACTGATTTCACCCGTGCTGAGAGGGTGAGTGAGCACGAGATTGGCCGCTGCGGCCTGTCCAGCCGCTGGGATGGCGATCCCAATGAATATTGCAGCTTGATCAAGACGGCCAATTTGCAGCCGGCCGTCATCAAGTTTCGGAGCGGAAGCGATGAATTGGACAGCTTGGCCCGAGACGACGTGCAGCGCTTTCTGCGGGCCGCTCAGGCCAACCCCAACCGCACACTCATTCTGGCGGGTCACGCCGACAGCTTGGGGCGCTATAAGACCAACTGCCGGCTTTCCCTGTTCCGAGCGGAGGCTGTCCGCAAGGTGCTGGCGCAGAACGGCGTGACCAACACCTCGATCCGCGGTTTCTGTGACGAAATCCCGCGGGGCGACAACGAAACGCCTGACGGGCGTGACGCCAATCGGCGGGTAGAACTGCTGGTAAAATAGGGAACACAGGCGCGTTTTACCCAGATCGAAATGCCCGTTTCTCGCTGTCGAGGCCCATAAAGTCTTCGGCCTGTGGCCGAAGTCGCGCGAGCCGGGATCCTCGCTCTCTGTGGGCTGAGGTTCCGCCGATCTCCAGATCATGGGGCCAGCGCCGGGTCGAGAAGACTCGGGCGGCCATGCCCGAGGCCGCCCTGGTGTTTGGCTGCGGCCCCACGTCACGCAACGGCTTTTGACGACGGTGCTTCACCGCGCGGCGGCCTTGCCGCCCAGCATGCCGATGACGCAGGCGAGCGCCATCAGCAACACCTGCTTGAAGACGTCGATCGCCGGCTGAAAGCGCGGCCAGGCCTCGGATGTCGCCAGCAGCCCGCCCGACAAGGTCAAGACCATGATCGACACCACCGACAGGATCATCACGGCGATCAGTCCCATCAGGCAGATCACGAAAATATCGAGTTGAACGCGCTCCTTGGCGTTGGCGCCCGGCGCCGGCGGCGTCGGTGAAGATCGCACGGCCCGCTCTCTCATCCTACTCACTCCCTGTGTCCGCGGGATGCGGCGTGAGCTCATGCTAGAAGCGGCGACCTCGCCGGGGTCGGCAATTATTTGCTCGCATCGGTCCCCGCGGCGCGGTCTTCGTCGCCCTCAGAACGAGGCGGCCGCTCGGCCGGAGAAGCCGCGCCAGTTGCCGGTCAGCATGGGAGCGGCCCAATAATAAGGGCGGGTCCAGTCATCGCGCCCGTGGGGGCCCTGGATCTCGCCGGCGATCATCCGACGCTGGATGCTCGCCAAGGCCTCGTCCTTGCCCACGCCGTCGATCAGCCAGTGGTCGAAGAAGCTCAGGATCAACTGGGTCTGGGCGTCGTTATCGACCTTCCAAGCGGTCGAGATGACGGAGCGCACCCCGGCTGCGCTGAGCAGTCGATCGACCGACATGTCGCCGCCCGGCACGAGACTGGCGCCCGAGCGGCCCGTCGCACAGGCGCTGAGGACGACCAGATCAGCCGACGATCGCTCTTGGGCGAGGTCTTCGAGTGGGATTGTCGAGCCGTCGCCGAGCAACAAGCGCGAGCGGCGGGGTGAAAGCGTGTCCGGCAGGCAGTGGGCGGCGCAGGCCACGACAGAGTGTGTCGCCATGGCGTTCAGCACGGCCTGGCGCGTGAAATCGCGCTCGACCGCGAAGGTGATCTCGCCGAAGGCTTGCGCGGTGCGCCGGACGCCTTCCAGTTCGGACATGATCTGGATCGGGCCGGCCAGACCGGGCGCGCCGCGGCCAGTTCCGCCCAGGAAGAAGCGCGGCGGTCGCACGAGATCCTGCGCCAGGATCTGAGCGTCGGTCGGTGCGCGGCAAATGGTCAAACGCTCGACCAGCCAGGATTTGCCGTCGTGAAGACTCGACCAGGGCAGGACTTGCAACGCGCCGCTGGCCGCGATCACGAGACGCTCGACGCCGTCCTCGCGCAACGCCGCCTCCACCGGGGTGATCAAATGGTCGAAGAGATGGGCCAGTTCGGGAAGGTCGGCCAGCGCAGCGCGCGCTTCGATGTTCTGAAGCGCGGCGAAGACCCAGGCGTTGATCTGTCGCGCCGACACGGGCAGCTGCCGCGACAGGGTCCGCTTCGACGTCCTGAGGATCAGGCTGGTTTGTTCCGCGCCCGGCATGACTTGGATCAGGGCGTCGCTCGCCATGAACGCCGTGGGCAAATCATGGAAGATCGGCCGGGCGCTCGCCGTTTCCGCCTGTTCGAGCGCTAGCCGTATGTGGTCGCCAAGTTCCGACATCAAGGTCAGCGCCCGGCTCGGCTCGCCAGCGTTTCGGGCGGCGTAGTAGATCATCGCCGCGGCGTTCTCGGGCCCGAGCAGCAAGGCGGCGCCTGGATCAAGACCACTACGCTCATCACCGGCTTCGGGAGCGATTTCGTTCTGGCGCCTGAGGGCCATGACCATGCTCGCCTCGGCCAGACGTCCTTCGGCGATCAGATCGGACACCAGGTGCGAAAACAGCCTGGCGAGCCGGCCATCCTCGTTCACGCCCAAGCTATCGTCGATGCTCGCCAAGTCCGAGCGAAGCGAAATGACTTCGGCCACGGCCAACTTCGCCAGCAGGATGCGCTCGGCGGCGGAGCCCGCTGAAGCGCCGAGCAGGTCCAAGACCCGCCAGCGCAACGCCTGCTTGTTGCGAACGTCGCGTGCGAAGACCAAAGCTTTGCAGACGATGTTGCGAACCTTCGTCGGGTCCGCGCCCAGGTCCAACACCACCTCGGCCCGCCCCAGAAGAAGCTCTGGCGCAAGATCGTAGCTGACCTGACCCATGCGCCAGGCGGCCTCGGCCTCGGCGACGGCCGTTCGCACGATGGCGTCGACGTCCCGGGCGTCGAGCGCCTCGTAGCTATCCTTCATGGCCGCCATCAGACCTATCCAGGGCGAGGCCTGCCTCGCGGTCTTGCCCCGGCGATTGCGATGGGCCAGCAGCTCCGCGTCGAGGACGCTGATCGCCTCCTCGGTTCGCCCGGCGTGCCAGAGGGCGTCGGCGGAAGACATGGCCAGGAGCCAGGGCGGCGGCGGATTAAGTCGCTGAATCTCCGCCTCCAGCTGGTCCCAGAGACGATCGCAATAGGCGGCGTTTTCAGCTTCGCCCAGAGCCCGGTAGGAAGATCCCAGCGCCGCGAGCAATTCGAGCCGCTCCACCCTGGCGCCGTCACGGTCTTGCAGATCGCCGAGCGCCGGGACGCCAAAGCCGATGCATTGGCCATAGTCGCCCGCCTGGGCCAAGGCCACCGCGTAGAGCGCTCCGGCGCGCGTCAGCGCCTTGCGATTTTCATCGTCCAGCCGGAGGAGCGCGTCGGTGAACTCTTGCGGATGCGGCCGCGTCTCCAGCCGGACCTCTATACGCGCGAGCTTGATCAGGATGACGCAGGCGTGCGCCGCCAACACCCGAAATTGCAGCGCCTCGCCGGATTTCTGCATCCGCTCGGCCTTGGCCCGCGCCGCGGCCGAGCTGATGCGGGCGAAGGTTGAATCTAGCGCCTTCCAGCCCGTCATGTCTTGAGGCCCAGCGTGAAAAGGCCCCGGTAGACCGTGGTCTGGAGAGACTGATCGGCGATCTGTCGCGCCAGAAGGCGAATGGTTTCCAGACCAAGCCACGCAAAGTTTCTGTCTGGCGCGGGCCGGGGCAGCGCCGTCAGGGCGCGATCGGTCACCACCCCCACGGTCGTGCAGCGGGCAAAGCGATCCGACATCGTGAACCCGGTGCGCGCAGCGCTGCTGAACGGTTCGGGAACAAGGGTGGGATTTGCAAAGCGGAGTTCGGCATGGAGCGGGGAAGGCGCGACCATGGCGCAGGCGGCCTGGCGCCCGCGCGCGTCGGACGAAATTTCGAAGACATAGAGGAAGCCTGTGACTTTCCGATCCATGCCCAATCGGTATGCGTAGGACGCGCCCGGCGGCAGACGGCGCAGGAGGGCTTGTTCTTCCAGTTCGTCGCGCTCGGCCGCTCCGCGCGCCCGCGTCAGCTCGAGCACTTCGATGTCGAGGGGCGCAGCCGAGAAAGCCATCAGCGCATGGAGGAAATCGGCCGCCGTCGCGCTGTCCCCGGCCGGTGTAGGGAGTATGCCTCTATAGGATTCGAAGGTGCCATAGGCATTCTTGACGAGGCGAAGATTGAACTCTTCATAAGAATACTGATCTGTCAAAAGCCTCCATGCCTCCTCTGAGGGTTCGGTCAACTCATGGAGATGGAAGAATTTGGCGATAATCCTCAGTTCGGCTTCCTTGAAGATTCTGGGATCGGCGCAGCGTTTCGACCAGGTCGACTGATCACGAAACCCGATGAGCGGTATGAACTGTTTCTCAAAACCCTCGACGACGACTTTCTGAAGCCTTGCATGCTCCAGAGGGTTGGTGCTGTAGCGCTGGGGCGAATAGAGCCTGCGCAAGATCGCGATCTTGTTCCTAAAATCATTCATCCGCCCTGCCCTATCCCCGTGTCCTTGGCGTCGCCGCACCCGAGTAGTTCCGTGGACTGCTCGCCCCCCTGGCGCTTTCCGGGCCAGGTGAGATGGCTGGGCGCGCAAGCTCGCCGGACCCGAACCGTCGCCGTTTCATGCCGCCCAGGGGCGCCTGGCCTCGGATGTGGGAGCGGCGGCTCTGCTCACAAGCGAAGTTTGGAGCGCATCGTCGACGACCCGCAACCCAACATTGCCTCAAGTTCGCTTACGTGCTGGAAAGGGCGAAGGGGCGACCGGTTACCCGGCCGCCCCTTCTATGCCGGCAGGAGCTCCGGCGCCGATCCCGCAGCCTCGCCCAAGAAGCCGTAATAGCGTTCGGCGGCGTCCATCAGGCTGTTGAGGAACCAGGCGTTGATCGTTCCGGCGACGGCTGCGCCGACGATCGGCATGAAGCGTGTCGGGAGGCTGGCGACGATCTTGGCGGCGATCTTGCTGGCGATCAGCTTCGATCCGCCCTTGAGCATCAGCTTCTTCCCGACGATCGCCGCAACGGCGGAGCTGAGCATTTGAGTGTTCAGACTGACGGCGGCCTTGGCGATCGCCTTCGTGCCGGCGGAGCCAGCAAGAGAGCTCGCCAGGGCCCCGCCCAGGTTCGACCCGGCGGCTGCGGCGGCCCCTCCCGCCAGATGGGCGCGGGTCGCCGCGAGGAGATCGCCGTCCAGGGCGACAGCGCCAGCCCAAACCGCGAGAATGGCTTCGTAGTCGTCGTCGGACGCCGCGCCTGTGGTGATCGTACCGATGCCGAGGGAGGCGCGGCTCATGATGTTGAGCAGCGCCGGAATTTCGATCGCCAGGGCGGCGAAGGCGACCGGGCCGCCGATGAGGTTTCCGCCAGCCGCCGCAACCGCCAGGCCGACATGCTTGGTGCGCCAGGCCGAAAGGGATTGCCCGTGGGCGTCGGCGTTCACCTCGGCCGCGCTGGCCTTGCAATTGAGCACGGCGGATTGCACCAGCTCTGCGGTCTTGACCTTCAGATCGTCGATCCAACCCATGTCCCGCTCCGGCCAAGCCCTCAGAACAGTGTTCGGTGAAGCTTTGCGCGAGTTCAACCGAAATGTTGGGGTCAGGGTGCGATGCGCTCTTAGATTGACAGCCTGAAGCAGCCACCCCGCCGCCGGTCCGCCTATTCGGCCGCAAACAGCTCGCGAATCCGCGACGCCAAGGTCTCCATCGTGAACGGCTTGGTGATCATCGCCATGCCAGGCTCGAGGAAGCCGGGAGCGAGCGCCGCGTTCTCGGCGTAGCCGGTCATGAACAGGATCTTCAGTCCGGGCCGTTGCACGCGGGCGGCGTCGGCGATCTGGCGGCCGTTGAGGCCCGGGAGGCCGATGTCGGTGATCAGCAGGTCGATGGATCGGCTCGATTGCAGGACGTCCAGACCGGTGGGCCCATCATCGGCCTCCAAGGCCAGATAACCAAGCTCGCTCAGCACCTCGACGACCAGGGCCCGGACCACCGGCTCGTCCTCGACCACCAGCACGGTTTCGCCCTGGTGGCCGCCCTCGGACTGGATCAAGACGGCGGGAAAGTCCTGGTCCTCCGCCTCGCCTTCATCGCGCGGCAAATAGAGCTTGAAGGTCGCGCCTTTTCCTGGCGCGCTGTCGATCTTGGCGTGACCGTGCGATTGGCGCGCGAAGCCGTAGATCATCGACAGGCCCAGGCCCGTCCCCTGCCCGGTGGGCTTGGTGGTGAAGAACGGCTCGAAAGCGCGCGCGATGATCTCGGCGCTCATGCCTACGCCGGTGTCGCTAACACTGATGCAGACGTACCGACCCGGCCGCAGATCGGGCTCGGTGACAGCGTCGACCTGGTCCAGATCGACGTTACGCGTCTCGATCGTCAGCCTGCCGCCGTCGGGCATGGCGTCACGAGCATTGATCGCCAGGTTGAGCACGGCGTTTTCGAGCTGATTGGGGTCGCATCGCGTGGGCCAAAGGTCGTCGGGCAGCGACAGGGTCAGCTCGATGGTTTCACCCAATGTGCGGCGCAGCAGTTCCTCCATGGAGCCGATCAACGGATTGGGGCGGACCGACCGCGGATCGAGCGGCTGGCGTCGCGAGAAGGCCAGGAGCCGGTGGGTCAAGGCCGCCGCGCGCTGAGCCGAGGCCATGGCTCCGGTCACGTAGCGACCCAGTTCGGCCGTGCGCCCCTCGTTCAGCCGCCGTTGCATCAGGTCGAGGCTGCCGGTGATGCCTTGCAGAAGATTGTTGAAGTCGTGGGCGATGCCGCCGGTGAGCTGGCCGATCGCCTCCATTTTCTGGGACTGACGCAGCGCTTCCTCGGTCGAGCGCAACTCGCGGGTGCGGGCCTCGACCCGGATCTCGAGCGTGGCGTTCAAGGCTCGGAGCGCCGCTTCGGCCTCGCCGCGTTCGATGACCTGGCGAGTGCGTTCGGCCACTTCCTGCATGAAGGCGATCTCATCGGCGCGCCAGAAACGGGCGGGACGGTCGTTGAGATAGACGATGGTGTGCAAGCGGCCCGCCCGCAGGAAGGGCACGACCAAGATGGCGCGCGTGTCGACGCTCGACGCCGTCGCGCGCGTCTCGGCCTCGTCGCTGATGGCGTCGGAGAAGAGATCGTCGACGACGACGGTCTCCCCGGCGCCGAGCTTGGCCACGATCTTGCGCCCGAAGGCGTGGGCCGGGAATCGCCCGAGCAGCGGCGGCACGCTGCCGTCGGTCCAGCAGATCGCATAGTCGAACACGTCCTCGACCGGATCGAGCTGGCCGTAGCCGACCCGCGACACCCCGAAATAGCGGCCCATCAACGCGCTGGCCGCGTGCAGGGCGACGTCGGTTTCAGAGCCGCGCAGCAGGTCGCTCAGCTCGAGCATGAAGGCGTGGCGCTCGTCGGCCAGCTTGCCGGCGGTGATGTCGATGGCCGTGCCGACGGCGCGGACGCATCGCCCGTCGAGGTCGAACAGGCCCTTGCCCTTGGCCGCCACCCAACGCACGGCCCCGTCTTCCTTGCCGATCGTGCGATACTGCACGTCGTAGGTGGCCCTCAGCTCGGGATCCAGCGCCCGCGCGAACGCGTCGGTGGTCGCGGCGTGATCGTCCGGATGCAGGCCGCCGTAGAAATCGTCGAGCGTGCAGGCCACGTGCGGCGAGATCCCGAACATGGCCTTGGTCCGGTCCGACCAGGTCAAGACGCCGGTCAGCAGGTCCAGATCCCAGGTGCCGATCTCGGCGGCCTGGGTGGTCAGCCGCAAGGACTCTTCGCTGAGGATCAGGCGCTCTTGCGCGGCCCGGCGATCGCTGATGTCGCGCAGAAAGCCGATGAAGGCGGCCGGTCCGCCGGGCGTGGCGATGATCGACAGCTCGACCGGAAATTCGCGGCCGGTCTTGTCCAGGGCGGTGATTTCGATGCGCCGGTCGACCACGCGCGCCAGGCCCGTCTCCTGGTAGCGTCGAAGGCCGTCATGGTGGCTCTTGCGGTGCTGGGACGGAACGATGAGCTCGCCCATGTTCTGGCCCAGCGCCTCGTCACGGCTCCATCCGAAGATACGGACGGCGGCCCTGTTCCAGGCCAGGATGCCGCCGCGGGGGTCAATCGCCACGACCGCGTCCAACATCGCGTCCATGACGGCCAGCGCGGCTTCGGCGATGGAATCTGGATCGGCCATTGGTCACTGCCCTGCAATCTGGCCGGCCGGCGCGACGTCGGATGGATTCTCTGACGCGCGTCACGACTGTCGAGCTATGGACGCATGATTGGCACGCCGCCGGGTGTCCTGTCAC encodes the following:
- a CDS encoding CHAT domain-containing protein — translated: MTGWKALDSTFARISSAAARAKAERMQKSGEALQFRVLAAHACVILIKLARIEVRLETRPHPQEFTDALLRLDDENRKALTRAGALYAVALAQAGDYGQCIGFGVPALGDLQDRDGARVERLELLAALGSSYRALGEAENAAYCDRLWDQLEAEIQRLNPPPPWLLAMSSADALWHAGRTEEAISVLDAELLAHRNRRGKTARQASPWIGLMAAMKDSYEALDARDVDAIVRTAVAEAEAAWRMGQVSYDLAPELLLGRAEVVLDLGADPTKVRNIVCKALVFARDVRNKQALRWRVLDLLGASAGSAAERILLAKLAVAEVISLRSDLASIDDSLGVNEDGRLARLFSHLVSDLIAEGRLAEASMVMALRRQNEIAPEAGDERSGLDPGAALLLGPENAAAMIYYAARNAGEPSRALTLMSELGDHIRLALEQAETASARPIFHDLPTAFMASDALIQVMPGAEQTSLILRTSKRTLSRQLPVSARQINAWVFAALQNIEARAALADLPELAHLFDHLITPVEAALREDGVERLVIAASGALQVLPWSSLHDGKSWLVERLTICRAPTDAQILAQDLVRPPRFFLGGTGRGAPGLAGPIQIMSELEGVRRTAQAFGEITFAVERDFTRQAVLNAMATHSVVACAAHCLPDTLSPRRSRLLLGDGSTIPLEDLAQERSSADLVVLSACATGRSGASLVPGGDMSVDRLLSAAGVRSVISTAWKVDNDAQTQLILSFFDHWLIDGVGKDEALASIQRRMIAGEIQGPHGRDDWTRPYYWAAPMLTGNWRGFSGRAAASF
- a CDS encoding tubulin-like doman-containing protein yields the protein MNHLLIGLGGTGGRVLKAFRKAVYEGHRDEAPPNVTLDYLFVDSDPESFRDKGDWTVLGKSLFLPNRCHFPISRGDLKSVLDDINQHPNVAPWLGDRAAWGDILAGLKEDSAGGQKRRLGRFLFALRAKAFVAAVRAAVGDMQTRSKTPDITFHVFTGFAGGTGSGSVIDVVAQLRKEYPEIGRHKIILYGYIPDLSPPQNWLAGGNYFANGYAAIQELNALLAGAWKPFDVVTGERMNLPTEVWTDCTYVFSDDNDRGYRASIQTELMDILADFVYHKIVLASRTNWGALKRAEAFENVAATPETDGASRKGQRAVQFLSFGMRRIAFPEQRIREYLTFDFATQAYRQLQFNNWQADSGFLEQPRPRADAEFAADRKQMEDWRLTDDQLRLSRPIIETENSKRWLRFDEEWAAWETNLVSRSHTGDRTSWLGELRKLYQTAWDQGYRSSGVQQFFQVAERDQKNYADEIRNRVQRTLFDQWQGGERSLNEVGRVVTAVIHQLEARAPVLEKSGVDLDALDQDLTRQLSELQVRWSKIALGLLGAHKRELQNAGLLLRQQMSARTNLAGARFARALINQVIARLQELKAQIDSAEALIDAAGRRALEVAQARSGQDQDGTTTDGYVTTVEDAKAVAATRRRLVLDEGEQRTHTTAVRQAVIAALGQEPDFRGLNRRLGEVDVRDVIVATCARNVASSHARLVREDSDRVIGVSIIEKLVHLWGDNPAKLRREVEDIVRSAGRFVVFDDTEKNKKQTAAARAIEAYAIMMPEPKEHGEFVKALKTAFRDACNAASVEFVPVEGDRQNEISLIGIVYLFPLRYMRLLKQLKGKYEERVAQSPPGRAALEIHIEDGGKLPSLFLKDSKSTAEEVRRRLLLAYGAGLILEVGSGKDRRLVIPRKDDLGLDLEPIELGRSLPDAADQLTEERSAALAGELERRLSAADTSTAREAVLKVVGVIRTDRNDDPSDKVVLAWSQAAREAIAILEGKASL
- a CDS encoding substrate-binding domain-containing protein, yielding MPLQAMRQADKAGGLKVGAWARPAAIIGGAVLALVLAGWLLSLVVKPTTGQVDLVLSGSNSIGGKLGPALAKAWLESEGGQKVRVEETGEEEARVSGRVNGEAVTIVVKAHDTGSGFKDAAAGRADIVMASRSMKGKEGDALGPAWTNPTAEHVIAYDGIAVIVSPHNTVETLSIRQLHDIYTGQITDWGQVGGLSGRRIRVFAREQGSGTRDGFTAKALQGDDIVGATEIKDSAKLESMVAEDRDAIGFVAMPYVKTAVALSISAGQVDAFAPTMFTVRSERYPLFRRLYLYTTGDNPRADPFLAFVRSDAGQKVVKETGFVDLRVQTDFTRAERVSEHEIGRCGLSSRWDGDPNEYCSLIKTANLQPAVIKFRSGSDELDSLARDDVQRFLRAAQANPNRTLILAGHADSLGRYKTNCRLSLFRAEAVRKVLAQNGVTNTSIRGFCDEIPRGDNETPDGRDANRRVELLVK
- a CDS encoding PAS domain S-box protein, which produces MADPDSIAEAALAVMDAMLDAVVAIDPRGGILAWNRAAVRIFGWSRDEALGQNMGELIVPSQHRKSHHDGLRRYQETGLARVVDRRIEITALDKTGREFPVELSIIATPGGPAAFIGFLRDISDRRAAQERLILSEESLRLTTQAAEIGTWDLDLLTGVLTWSDRTKAMFGISPHVACTLDDFYGGLHPDDHAATTDAFARALDPELRATYDVQYRTIGKEDGAVRWVAAKGKGLFDLDGRCVRAVGTAIDITAGKLADERHAFMLELSDLLRGSETDVALHAASALMGRYFGVSRVGYGQLDPVEDVFDYAICWTDGSVPPLLGRFPAHAFGRKIVAKLGAGETVVVDDLFSDAISDEAETRATASSVDTRAILVVPFLRAGRLHTIVYLNDRPARFWRADEIAFMQEVAERTRQVIERGEAEAALRALNATLEIRVEARTRELRSTEEALRQSQKMEAIGQLTGGIAHDFNNLLQGITGSLDLMQRRLNEGRTAELGRYVTGAMASAQRAAALTHRLLAFSRRQPLDPRSVRPNPLIGSMEELLRRTLGETIELTLSLPDDLWPTRCDPNQLENAVLNLAINARDAMPDGGRLTIETRNVDLDQVDAVTEPDLRPGRYVCISVSDTGVGMSAEIIARAFEPFFTTKPTGQGTGLGLSMIYGFARQSHGHAKIDSAPGKGATFKLYLPRDEGEAEDQDFPAVLIQSEGGHQGETVLVVEDEPVVRALVVEVLSELGYLALEADDGPTGLDVLQSSRSIDLLITDIGLPGLNGRQIADAARVQRPGLKILFMTGYAENAALAPGFLEPGMAMITKPFTMETLASRIRELFAAE